CGGGTGCGTGGGCCGTTCAACGCGCCGCGCACGCCGCAGGGGTACCCGGTGCTGGTGCAGGCGGGCGCGTCGAACGACGGACGCGCGTTCGCCGGCAAGTACGCCGAGGCGATCTTCACCGCCCACCAGCGCCTGAGCGACGCGCAGGCGTTCTATGCCGACATCAAGGCGCGGGCACAGGGTTTCGGCCGCGATGCCGAGCACGTCAAGATCCTGCCCGGCATCAGCCCGTTCATCGCCGACACCGAGGCGGCGGCCAAGCGGCTGGAGCGGGAGTTCAACGAGCTCACCGTGCCGGAGTACGGGCTTTCCCAGTTGGAGGGGATCGTCGGGATCAGTCTGCGGCATCTGCCGCTGGACGAGCCGATCCCGGTCGAATTGTTCGACTCGGCAGGTGATGTCACCGACAACGGGCAGAGCAGGTTGCAGGTGGTGGCCGGCATCGTGCAGCGGGAGCGGCCGACGGTCCGCGGGCTGCTGCATCGTCTCGCGGGTGCGCGCGGGCACCGGGTGTTCGCCGGAACCCCCGAGCAGGTCGCCGACACCATCGAGGAGTGGTTCCGCAACGGTGCCGCCGACGGATTCAATGTGATGCCGCCGTACTACCCGGGCGGACTCGAGGTCTTCGCCGAAACGGTCGTGCCGATCCTGCAGGAACGCGGACTGTTCCGCACCGAGTACACCGGCACCACCCTGCGCGACCACTTCGGCCTGCCGCGCCCGGAGAGCCGGTTCGCCCGTCAGCACGCGCTGACCAGGTGAGCAGCGCTCGCGAAACTGACTGTCCCGCTGCGCAACTGGTCGGAATCCTGGAACAGCCGCCCGGCGCCGTACTCCCGCGATCGCGGATCGGCCGCCGCCCGAGACCTGACGGATGGCACGCGCAGGGTGGGTCAGCGGACGCGGGTGCCGAGCAGGTGGCGCACGCCCGCGATGAAGAGCTGCAGGCCGAAGTCGAAACGCGCGGTGGCGTCGGGGGTTTCGTCCAGTGGCGAGGCGTCGTCGGGGAGCGCGCCGACGGAGTCCATCTGCATCCTGGACTGTTCGTCCACGGTCTGGCCGAGCACGTAGTACAGCAGCGTGAACGCCGCGAGCTCGGCCTCGGCCTGCGGCATACCCGCGCGAATCGCTGTGCTCACCAGCCGTTCCCGACCCTTGCTCGTGGTGAGTCGGGAAGCGTATGTCGCCGAGACCAATTCGGCGCCGTCCCGGTAGGCCAGAAGGCAGTCGCGCAGGCGGTGCGCCAATTCGGTGATCTGCTCCGACCAGTCCTCGGCCACGATCGGGTCTTCCATCGGTGCGAGGATCTTGTCGGCGACCGCGCCGAGCAACGCCTGTTTGTTCGGGAAGTGCCAGTACAGTGCGCCGGGTTGCACCTGGAGAGAACCCGCCAGCCTGCGCATGGTGAGGTCGGCGAGACCATATCGGTCCAGAATCGCGATGGCGCCGTCGATCACGTCCGCCCGGTGCAACTGCACTGGCATTCCTTCCCCGTGGTGTTTTGACTCACTGTTACCGCTACCCTAGCCTGAACACCGTTCAAGTTGCACGGCCACCTCGGCCGGACGAAGGGATTCGTGCAGTGACCCAGGCACCCGTTGACACCGATGTTCTGTCGATCGCCCGCGAGCAAGTGCTCGAGCGCGGCGAAAGACTGACCCAGGAGCAGACCCTCGAGGTGCTCCGGCTCGGCGACGACCGGCTGGACGAGCTGCTAGCCCTCGCCCACGAGGTGCGGATGAAGTGGTGCGGCCCCGAGGTCGAGGTCGAGGGCATCATCAGCCTCAAGACCGGCGGCTGCCCCGAGGACTGCCACTTCTGCTCGCAGTCCGGCCTGTTCCAGTCGCCGGTCCGCGCCGCGTGGCTGGACATTCCCAGCCTGGTCGAGGCCGCTAAGCAGACCGCGAAGACCGGGGCCACCGAGTTCTGCATCGTCGCCGCCGTCCGCGGCCCGGACGAGCGACTGATGGCCCAGGTCGCCGCCGGTGTGGAGGCGATACGCAACGAGGTCGACATCCAGGTCGCGTGCTCGTTGGGCATGCTCACCCAGGACCAGGTCGACCAGCTCGCCGCCATCGGCGTGCACCGCTACAATCACAACCTGGAGACCTCCCGCTCCTACTTCCCGAACGTGGTCACCACACACACCTGGGAGGAGCGCTGGGAGACATTGAGCATGGTCCGCGCGGCGGGCATGGAGGTGTGCTGCGGCGGCATCCTCGGCATGGGTGAAACCCTGGAACAGCGCGCCGAATTCGCCGCGAACCTGGCCCAGCTGGAGCCCGACGAGGTTCCGCTGAACTTCCTCAACCCGCGGCCGGGCACCCCGTTCGGCGACCTCGAGGTGCTGCCCGCCTCCGACGCGCTGCGCGCGGTCGCCGCGTTCCGCCTCGCGCTGCCGCGCACCATGCTGCGCTTCGCGGGCGGCCG
The DNA window shown above is from Nocardia sp. NBC_01730 and carries:
- a CDS encoding LLM class flavin-dependent oxidoreductase, which translates into the protein MTAPRQLSLNAFIYPSGHHEAAWRHPSSRPERIYDVAYYQEIGRTAEAAKFDAVFFADGPALRTNVKHNAASGLEPITLLTAIATATTHLGLIATASTTYYEPYNLARLFSTLDHLSGGRAGWNIVTTGTDLAAANFGLDKHPDHAERYARAREFVDAVVALWDSWEDDAIVLDQGAGVYADTDKIHPIDFAGEYLRVRGPFNAPRTPQGYPVLVQAGASNDGRAFAGKYAEAIFTAHQRLSDAQAFYADIKARAQGFGRDAEHVKILPGISPFIADTEAAAKRLEREFNELTVPEYGLSQLEGIVGISLRHLPLDEPIPVELFDSAGDVTDNGQSRLQVVAGIVQRERPTVRGLLHRLAGARGHRVFAGTPEQVADTIEEWFRNGAADGFNVMPPYYPGGLEVFAETVVPILQERGLFRTEYTGTTLRDHFGLPRPESRFARQHALTR
- a CDS encoding TetR/AcrR family transcriptional regulator C-terminal domain-containing protein — translated: MQLHRADVIDGAIAILDRYGLADLTMRRLAGSLQVQPGALYWHFPNKQALLGAVADKILAPMEDPIVAEDWSEQITELAHRLRDCLLAYRDGAELVSATYASRLTTSKGRERLVSTAIRAGMPQAEAELAAFTLLYYVLGQTVDEQSRMQMDSVGALPDDASPLDETPDATARFDFGLQLFIAGVRHLLGTRVR
- the bioB gene encoding biotin synthase BioB; amino-acid sequence: MTQAPVDTDVLSIAREQVLERGERLTQEQTLEVLRLGDDRLDELLALAHEVRMKWCGPEVEVEGIISLKTGGCPEDCHFCSQSGLFQSPVRAAWLDIPSLVEAAKQTAKTGATEFCIVAAVRGPDERLMAQVAAGVEAIRNEVDIQVACSLGMLTQDQVDQLAAIGVHRYNHNLETSRSYFPNVVTTHTWEERWETLSMVRAAGMEVCCGGILGMGETLEQRAEFAANLAQLEPDEVPLNFLNPRPGTPFGDLEVLPASDALRAVAAFRLALPRTMLRFAGGREITLGDLGAKQGILGGINAVIVGNYLTTLGRPAEQDLDLLGELKMPIKALNETL